Proteins co-encoded in one Kribbella solani genomic window:
- a CDS encoding MFS transporter, with the protein MKLTALLVCVFGVTTGEFVVAGILSAVAGDLGVPIPAAGLLVTAYALGMIVGGPLLTAITAGRRRKPLVLALLTVAVAGNLLSAAAPTYGVLFAARIVTAFVTATFFANAIVIATTSAAPDQKASTVAKVAFGMNLAMILGAPLGTWIGTAFGWRTTFAAIAACCAIGLALVARYIPSDQPGVRASALGEFTVFRDRQLLRAITITAVANVGLLMVFTYLAPLLTGPGEFSAAAVAPMLLVYGVGATIGNLAGGRLADRALRASQLGALTLLAVLLVALWMSPGRVLTGLLVFAVGAVGFSVIPGMQARVLTTAAAAPTLAIAVNASAYQLAAAFAGWIGGRVATGSGVSAIYLVAAATTIAGAVLTAAGGGPRARPAAPTRPAAPSR; encoded by the coding sequence ATGAAGCTGACCGCGCTGCTGGTCTGCGTGTTCGGAGTGACGACCGGCGAGTTCGTGGTCGCCGGGATCCTGTCCGCGGTGGCCGGCGATCTCGGCGTGCCGATCCCGGCCGCCGGCCTGCTGGTGACCGCGTACGCGCTCGGCATGATCGTCGGCGGACCGTTGCTGACGGCAATCACCGCCGGGCGACGGCGAAAACCCCTCGTGCTCGCGCTGCTCACCGTCGCGGTGGCCGGCAACCTGCTGTCGGCCGCCGCGCCAACCTACGGCGTACTGTTCGCGGCCCGGATCGTCACCGCCTTCGTCACCGCGACGTTCTTCGCCAACGCGATAGTCATCGCCACCACCTCGGCGGCACCGGACCAGAAGGCGTCCACGGTCGCGAAAGTTGCCTTCGGCATGAACCTGGCGATGATCCTCGGCGCGCCGCTCGGTACCTGGATCGGCACCGCGTTCGGCTGGCGCACGACGTTCGCCGCCATCGCCGCCTGCTGCGCGATCGGCCTGGCCCTGGTCGCGCGGTACATCCCCAGCGATCAGCCTGGCGTACGCGCCAGTGCCCTCGGCGAGTTCACCGTCTTCCGGGACCGCCAACTGCTCCGCGCGATCACGATCACCGCGGTCGCGAACGTCGGCCTGCTGATGGTCTTCACGTACCTTGCGCCACTGCTGACCGGACCGGGCGAGTTCTCCGCGGCCGCCGTCGCGCCGATGCTACTCGTCTACGGCGTCGGCGCGACGATCGGCAATCTCGCCGGCGGTCGCCTGGCCGACCGGGCGCTGCGAGCGTCCCAGCTCGGTGCGCTGACGTTGCTCGCCGTGCTCCTGGTCGCCCTCTGGATGAGCCCAGGCCGGGTCCTCACCGGTCTACTTGTGTTCGCCGTCGGCGCGGTGGGCTTCTCGGTGATCCCGGGCATGCAGGCCCGCGTACTGACAACCGCGGCCGCCGCGCCTACCTTGGCGATCGCCGTGAACGCGTCGGCGTACCAGCTCGCTGCCGCGTTCGCGGGCTGGATCGGCGGCCGGGTCGCCACCGGATCCGGCGTGTCCGCGATCTACCTGGTCGCCGCGGCCACCACGATCGCCGGCGCCGTCCTCACCGCCGCAGGCGGCGGACCGCGAGCTCGGCCAGCAGCGCCGACGCGTCCGGCAGCACCGAGTCGTTGA
- a CDS encoding ABC transporter ATP-binding protein, with translation MTAWNSMYHAMHAQDEKRPFSRATLHRILAFARPHRKHLIWFLVLSTGGAVLAVATPILAGNVVNAIVDGKAFDVVLRLSLLIALIAVAEAALGLFTRWLSASIGEGLILDLRTAVFDHIQRMPIAFFTRTRTGALVSRLNNDVIGAQRAFSDTLSGVVSNLVVLVLTLFVMLRVSWQITLLALVILPIFVIPARRFGSRLAGLQREAADYNATMSTQMTERFSAPGATLVKLFGRPARESSEFAVRARRVRDIGVRTAMVQWIFVTALTLVSALALAVVYGLGGFLALRNQLDAGAVVSMALLLTRLYSPLTALASARLEVMTALVSFERVFEVLDLEPLIKDKPGAGRVPEGPVAVEFDAVSFAYPSADKVSLASLEEVAKLDTRGGVEVLHEVSFRAEPGQMVALVGSSGAGKSTIAQLLPRLYDVDSGVVRLAGTDVRDVSAESLRETLGMVTQDGHLFHDSIRENLLLARPEASEAEVWDALERARLSELIRSLPDQLDTVVGERGYRLSGGERQRLTIARLLLAQPRVVILDEATAALDSTNEAAVQAALTEALAGRTAVVIAHRLSTIRAADQILVIEDGRIVERGRHTELLAARGRYEELYRTQFDQPGAEGTPVPA, from the coding sequence ATGACCGCGTGGAACTCGATGTACCACGCGATGCACGCGCAGGACGAGAAACGTCCGTTCTCCCGCGCGACGCTGCACCGGATCCTGGCGTTCGCGCGACCACACCGCAAACACCTGATCTGGTTCCTGGTGCTGAGCACCGGCGGCGCCGTGCTTGCCGTGGCGACCCCGATCCTGGCCGGCAACGTCGTGAACGCGATCGTCGACGGCAAGGCGTTCGACGTCGTGCTGCGGCTGTCGCTGCTGATCGCGCTGATCGCGGTCGCGGAGGCCGCGCTCGGACTGTTCACCCGCTGGCTGTCGGCCAGTATCGGTGAAGGCCTGATCCTGGATCTGCGGACCGCGGTCTTCGATCACATCCAGCGGATGCCGATCGCGTTCTTCACCCGGACCCGGACCGGCGCGCTGGTCTCCCGGCTGAACAACGACGTGATCGGCGCCCAGCGCGCGTTCAGCGACACGTTGTCCGGCGTGGTCAGCAACCTGGTGGTGCTGGTGCTCACGCTGTTCGTGATGCTGCGGGTGTCGTGGCAGATCACGCTGCTCGCGCTGGTCATCCTGCCGATCTTCGTCATTCCGGCCCGCCGGTTCGGGTCGCGGCTGGCCGGGCTGCAGCGCGAGGCCGCCGACTACAACGCCACCATGAGCACGCAGATGACCGAGCGCTTCTCGGCGCCGGGCGCCACGTTGGTCAAGCTGTTCGGCCGGCCGGCGCGGGAGTCGTCCGAGTTCGCGGTCCGGGCCCGGCGGGTGCGGGACATCGGCGTCCGGACGGCGATGGTGCAGTGGATCTTCGTCACCGCGCTGACCCTGGTCTCGGCGCTGGCGCTCGCGGTCGTGTACGGGCTCGGTGGCTTCCTCGCGCTGCGGAATCAGCTCGACGCGGGTGCCGTGGTGTCGATGGCGCTGCTGCTGACCCGGCTGTACTCACCGCTGACCGCGCTCGCGAGCGCGCGGCTCGAGGTGATGACCGCTCTGGTCAGCTTCGAGCGGGTCTTCGAGGTGCTGGATCTCGAGCCGCTGATCAAGGACAAGCCGGGCGCTGGGCGGGTCCCGGAAGGGCCGGTCGCGGTCGAGTTCGACGCGGTCAGCTTCGCGTACCCGTCCGCGGACAAGGTGTCGCTGGCGTCGCTCGAAGAGGTCGCGAAGCTGGACACCCGCGGCGGCGTCGAGGTGCTGCACGAGGTGTCGTTCCGGGCCGAGCCGGGGCAGATGGTCGCGCTGGTCGGCTCGTCCGGCGCCGGCAAGTCGACGATCGCCCAGCTGCTCCCCCGGCTGTACGACGTGGACTCGGGCGTGGTGCGCCTGGCCGGTACCGACGTACGCGACGTGTCCGCCGAGTCGTTGCGCGAGACGCTCGGGATGGTCACGCAGGACGGCCACCTCTTCCACGACAGCATCCGGGAGAACCTGCTGCTCGCCCGTCCGGAAGCCTCCGAGGCCGAGGTCTGGGACGCGTTGGAGCGCGCCCGGCTGAGCGAGCTGATCCGGTCGTTGCCGGACCAGCTGGACACGGTGGTCGGCGAGCGTGGATACCGGTTGTCCGGTGGTGAACGCCAGCGGCTGACGATTGCCCGGTTGCTGCTCGCGCAGCCGCGGGTGGTGATTCTCGACGAGGCGACCGCGGCGCTCGACTCGACCAACGAGGCAGCGGTGCAGGCGGCACTGACCGAGGCGCTCGCGGGGCGTACGGCGGTGGTGATCGCGCACCGGTTGTCGACGATCCGCGCGGCCGACCAGATCCTGGTGATCGAGGACGGCCGAATCGTCGAACGCGGCCGGCACACGGAACTCCTCGCCGCCCGCGGACGTTACGAAGAGCTGTACCGGACCCAGTTCGACCAGCCGGGGGCGGAAGGCACGCCGGTTCCGGCCTGA
- a CDS encoding ABC transporter ATP-binding protein produces MLLRVLRTHLRPYAGNLSLVVVLQLVGTIASLYLPTLNADIIDNGVAKGDTGYIMRTGGWMLGVSLLQIACTITAVYFGAKTAALFGRDVRAAVFHRVGEFSAREVNQFGAPTLISRSTNDVQQIQMLVVMTTTMLVAAPITMVGGIIMAVRQDVGLSWLVAVAVPLLAISVGFIASRMVPQFRKMQKNIDGVNRVLREQITGIRVVRAFVREPHEVKRFGEANENLTDTAIRAGRLMALVFPTVMLILNVSSVAVLWFGASRIEDGKMLVGALTAFLSYLIQILFSVMMGVFVMIMVPRAAVCADRIAEVLDTDSSVRPPATPISSFTGRGELVFENASFKYPGAAEPVLRDISFAASPGQTTAIIGSTGAGKTTLLSLVPRLFDATEGRVLVDGVDVRDIEPEALWERIGLVPQRPYLFSGTVASNLRYGNPDATDDELWEALEIAQGRDFVEAMPDGLESPIAQGGTNVSGGQRQRLAIARALVRKPEIYLFDDSFSALDLATDARLRAALRPVTRDACMVVVAQRVSTIIDADRIVVIEDGAIVGTGTHEELLDTCPTYLEIVESQRSAEEAA; encoded by the coding sequence ATGTTACTTCGAGTCTTGCGTACGCACCTGCGTCCGTACGCGGGAAACCTGTCCCTGGTGGTGGTCCTGCAGCTGGTCGGGACGATCGCCTCCCTCTACCTGCCCACGCTCAACGCCGACATCATCGACAACGGCGTGGCCAAGGGCGACACCGGCTACATCATGCGGACCGGCGGCTGGATGCTCGGCGTCAGCCTGCTGCAGATCGCCTGCACGATCACCGCCGTGTACTTCGGCGCGAAGACGGCCGCGCTGTTCGGGCGGGATGTCCGCGCCGCGGTGTTCCACCGGGTCGGCGAGTTCTCCGCCCGTGAGGTCAACCAGTTCGGCGCGCCGACGCTGATCTCGCGCAGCACCAACGACGTACAGCAGATCCAGATGCTGGTCGTAATGACCACGACGATGCTGGTCGCGGCGCCGATCACGATGGTCGGCGGCATCATCATGGCGGTCCGTCAGGACGTCGGGCTGTCGTGGCTGGTCGCGGTCGCCGTACCGCTGCTCGCCATCAGCGTCGGGTTCATCGCGAGCCGGATGGTTCCGCAGTTCCGGAAGATGCAGAAGAACATCGACGGGGTGAACCGGGTGCTGCGCGAGCAGATCACCGGGATCCGGGTGGTCCGCGCGTTCGTCCGGGAACCGCACGAGGTGAAGCGGTTCGGCGAGGCGAACGAGAACCTGACCGACACCGCGATCCGGGCCGGCCGGCTGATGGCGCTGGTGTTCCCGACCGTGATGCTGATCCTGAACGTGTCGAGCGTCGCGGTGCTGTGGTTCGGCGCCTCCCGGATCGAGGACGGGAAGATGCTGGTCGGCGCGCTGACCGCGTTCCTGAGCTACCTGATCCAGATCCTGTTCTCGGTGATGATGGGCGTGTTCGTGATGATCATGGTGCCACGCGCCGCGGTCTGCGCGGACCGGATCGCCGAGGTGCTCGACACCGACTCGTCGGTACGCCCGCCGGCCACCCCGATCAGCAGCTTCACCGGTCGCGGCGAGCTGGTCTTCGAGAACGCCTCCTTCAAGTACCCGGGCGCGGCCGAACCGGTGCTGCGCGACATCAGTTTCGCCGCCTCGCCGGGGCAGACGACCGCGATCATCGGAAGTACCGGCGCGGGCAAGACGACATTGCTGTCCCTCGTACCCCGATTGTTCGACGCGACCGAGGGCCGGGTGCTGGTGGACGGCGTCGACGTACGCGACATCGAACCCGAGGCGCTCTGGGAGCGGATCGGCCTGGTGCCGCAGCGCCCGTACCTGTTCTCCGGGACGGTCGCCAGCAACCTGCGGTACGGGAACCCGGACGCGACCGACGACGAACTGTGGGAAGCGCTGGAGATCGCGCAGGGGCGTGACTTCGTCGAGGCGATGCCGGACGGACTGGAATCGCCGATCGCGCAAGGCGGCACGAACGTCTCCGGCGGTCAGCGGCAGCGGCTCGCGATCGCGCGGGCGCTGGTCCGCAAACCCGAGATCTATCTGTTCGACGACTCGTTCTCGGCGCTCGACCTGGCCACCGACGCGCGGCTTCGCGCGGCGCTGCGGCCGGTCACCCGGGACGCCTGCATGGTCGTGGTCGCGCAACGCGTCTCGACCATCATCGACGCCGACCGGATCGTGGTGATCGAGGACGGTGCGATCGTCGGCACCGGTACGCACGAAGAACTGCTCGACACGTGCCCGACGTACCTCGAGATCGTCGAGTCCCAGCGGTCCGCGGAGGAGGCGGCATGA
- a CDS encoding CGNR zinc finger domain-containing protein — translation MPDQLAAPLPPAPGADSYVALDFANSVIALPGGQYVDLLGSPASVNAWLSAHALAPEDADVQELCATQLRALREHIRSLFTARATDVPALPAAVNAVNDALTLVPTTALLRWDDKTGPYRATPCPTNAILDHALATLAANAADLLTAPEADLLTPCTATPCNRYLLRHGRAHWCSTRCGNRARAARSYARRTSQSPQ, via the coding sequence ATGCCGGATCAGCTCGCTGCACCGTTGCCGCCCGCGCCGGGCGCGGACTCGTACGTCGCGCTCGACTTCGCGAACTCCGTGATCGCCCTGCCGGGTGGCCAGTACGTCGATCTGCTCGGCAGCCCCGCGTCCGTCAACGCCTGGCTCAGCGCGCACGCGCTCGCGCCTGAGGACGCCGACGTCCAGGAACTGTGCGCGACCCAGCTCCGCGCGCTCCGCGAACACATCCGCTCACTCTTCACCGCGCGCGCCACCGACGTACCCGCGCTGCCTGCCGCGGTCAACGCCGTCAATGACGCGCTAACCCTCGTCCCCACCACCGCGCTGCTGCGCTGGGACGACAAGACCGGCCCCTACCGCGCCACGCCCTGCCCGACCAACGCGATCCTCGACCACGCCCTGGCCACCCTCGCCGCGAACGCCGCCGACCTCCTCACCGCCCCCGAAGCCGACCTGCTCACCCCCTGCACCGCCACCCCCTGCAACCGCTACCTACTACGCCACGGTCGCGCCCACTGGTGCTCCACCCGCTGCGGGAACCGAGCCCGAGCCGCCCGCTCCTACGCCCGGCGCACCTCACAATCGCCGCAATAG
- a CDS encoding ABC transporter ATP-binding protein — protein sequence MSEENEAAPEGNETVKATERPTTGRAFGPPGGIPGDKSMNFLPSAKRLLGRLRPHRLQVSGVVLLAIFSVGLSVLGPKILGRATDIIFAGAIGKKLPHGVSKEQVIEQTRAAGNGRLADLLQGIDLIPGVGIDFDALRNVLLLVLGLYAGAFFLSWAQGYILNGVVQRTILSLRSDVEDKLNRLPLSYFDGAPRGELLSRVTNDIDNISTSLQQTLSQLLTSLLTVIGVLTMMFVVSPTLALIALISIPISMVLTAVIAKRSQTRFVAQWRHTGALNGQIEEAFTGHELVKVFGRQKEIEANFAKKNDELYQAAFGAQFISGLIMPVMMFVGNLNYVVIAVIGGLRVASGTMSLGDVQAFIQYSRQFTQPLTQVASMANLLQSGVASAERVFEVLDAEEQVPEDETPEQVTDARGRVEFEHVSFSYDPAKPLISDLSLVAEPGQTVAIVGPTGAGKTTLVNLIMRFYELNGGKITLDGVDITELTRHDLRSRIGMVLQDTWLFGGTIRDNLRYGNLDATEEDMLAAAKATYVDRFVHSLPDGYDTVIDEEGSNVSAGEKQLLTIARAFLADPQLLILDEATSSVDTRTEVLVQRAMAALRSDRTSFVIAHRLSTIRDADLILVMENGAIVEQGNHQQLLTLNGAYARLYNAQFTGAVTDIDEEAAALATPAGAPPAS from the coding sequence ATGAGCGAGGAGAACGAGGCCGCTCCGGAGGGCAACGAGACGGTGAAGGCCACCGAGCGGCCGACCACGGGCCGGGCATTCGGGCCTCCGGGCGGTATCCCGGGCGACAAGTCCATGAACTTCCTGCCGTCCGCGAAGCGGCTGCTCGGCCGGCTGCGGCCGCACCGGTTGCAGGTGTCCGGCGTCGTCCTGCTGGCGATCTTCAGCGTCGGGCTCTCGGTGCTCGGCCCGAAGATCCTCGGCCGGGCCACGGACATCATCTTCGCCGGCGCGATCGGCAAGAAACTGCCGCACGGAGTGAGCAAGGAGCAGGTGATCGAGCAGACCCGGGCCGCCGGCAACGGCCGGCTCGCCGACCTGCTGCAGGGAATCGACCTGATCCCGGGCGTCGGCATCGATTTCGATGCCCTGCGCAACGTTCTGCTGCTGGTCCTCGGGCTGTACGCGGGCGCGTTCTTCCTGTCCTGGGCCCAGGGCTACATCCTGAACGGCGTGGTCCAGCGGACCATCCTCAGCTTGCGTTCGGACGTCGAGGACAAGCTGAACCGGCTGCCGTTGAGCTACTTCGACGGCGCGCCGCGCGGCGAGCTGCTCAGCCGGGTGACGAACGACATCGACAACATCTCGACCAGCCTGCAGCAGACCCTGAGCCAGCTGCTCACCTCGCTGCTGACGGTGATCGGCGTCCTGACGATGATGTTCGTCGTCTCGCCGACGCTGGCGCTGATCGCGCTGATCTCGATCCCGATCTCGATGGTGCTGACCGCGGTGATCGCGAAGCGGTCGCAGACCCGGTTCGTCGCGCAGTGGCGGCACACCGGCGCGCTGAACGGGCAGATCGAGGAAGCGTTCACCGGTCACGAGCTGGTCAAGGTCTTCGGCCGGCAGAAGGAGATCGAGGCGAACTTCGCGAAGAAGAACGACGAGCTGTACCAGGCGGCGTTCGGCGCGCAGTTCATCTCCGGCCTGATCATGCCGGTGATGATGTTCGTCGGGAACCTGAACTACGTGGTGATCGCGGTCATCGGTGGTTTGCGGGTCGCGTCCGGCACGATGTCGCTCGGTGATGTCCAGGCCTTCATCCAGTACTCGCGCCAGTTCACCCAGCCGCTGACCCAGGTCGCCTCGATGGCGAACCTGTTGCAGTCGGGTGTCGCATCGGCCGAGCGGGTGTTCGAGGTACTGGACGCCGAGGAGCAGGTGCCGGAGGACGAGACGCCGGAGCAGGTCACCGACGCGCGTGGACGGGTCGAGTTCGAGCACGTCTCGTTCTCGTACGACCCGGCGAAGCCGCTGATCTCCGACCTGAGCCTGGTCGCCGAGCCCGGCCAGACGGTCGCGATCGTCGGCCCGACCGGCGCCGGCAAGACCACGCTGGTGAACCTGATCATGCGCTTCTACGAGCTGAACGGCGGCAAGATCACGCTCGACGGCGTCGACATCACCGAGCTGACCCGGCACGACCTGCGGTCCCGGATCGGCATGGTGCTGCAGGACACCTGGCTGTTCGGCGGCACGATCCGCGACAACCTCCGGTACGGCAATCTCGACGCCACCGAGGAGGACATGCTCGCGGCGGCCAAGGCGACGTACGTGGACCGCTTCGTGCACAGCCTGCCTGATGGTTACGACACGGTCATCGACGAGGAAGGCAGTAACGTCAGCGCCGGTGAGAAGCAGCTGCTCACCATCGCCCGCGCGTTCCTCGCCGACCCACAGTTGCTGATCCTGGACGAGGCGACGAGCTCGGTCGACACCCGTACGGAGGTCCTGGTTCAACGCGCCATGGCTGCCCTGCGCTCCGACCGCACCAGCTTCGTCATCGCCCACCGGCTCTCCACCATACGCGACGCCGACCTGATCTTGGTAATGGAGAACGGCGCCATCGTCGAGCAGGGCAACCACCAGCAACTGCTGACCCTGAACGGCGCCTACGCCCGCCTGTACAACGCCCAGTTCACCGGCGCGGTAACCGATATCGACGAGGAGGCCGCCGCCCTCGCAACCCCAGCCGGCGCCCCACCCGCCAGCTGA
- a CDS encoding TetR/AcrR family transcriptional regulator: MSPRATPLPPEERRAAIVEATLPLLEEFGPEVSTKRIAEAAGVAEGTIFRAFGSKDALLQAVMATAMDTSDVIVALQQVDRSLPLRERTIAAVEASQTLLRRIFRLMVAMRLRRPPDLKQTPMDEARRKRQSDLTNAAFADLLRPDADQLRLPPEEVVRMIGLLTFSATHPLISGGHALTAEEIVDLAYDGLRKRHTGQPPASEDVVEFALEGARHHDSGED, from the coding sequence GTGAGTCCACGAGCAACCCCACTGCCACCCGAGGAGCGGCGCGCCGCGATCGTCGAGGCGACACTGCCGTTGCTGGAGGAGTTCGGCCCGGAGGTCAGCACCAAGCGGATCGCCGAAGCGGCCGGCGTCGCCGAAGGCACGATCTTCCGCGCCTTCGGCAGCAAGGACGCGTTGCTGCAGGCGGTGATGGCGACCGCGATGGACACCAGCGACGTGATCGTCGCGTTGCAGCAGGTCGACCGGTCGCTGCCGCTGCGGGAGCGGACCATCGCCGCGGTCGAGGCCAGCCAGACGCTGCTGCGCCGGATCTTCCGGCTGATGGTCGCGATGCGGCTGCGCCGGCCGCCGGACCTGAAACAGACTCCGATGGACGAGGCGCGCCGCAAGCGTCAGTCCGACCTGACCAACGCCGCGTTCGCCGACCTGCTCCGGCCGGACGCGGACCAGCTCCGGCTGCCACCGGAGGAGGTGGTCCGGATGATCGGGCTGCTCACCTTCTCCGCCACCCACCCACTGATTTCCGGCGGCCACGCGCTGACCGCCGAGGAGATCGTCGACCTCGCGTACGACGGGCTCCGCAAACGCCACACCGGTCAGCCACCGGCTTCCGAGGACGTCGTCGAGTTCGCGCTCGAAGGCGCCCGTCATCACGACTCTGGGGAAGATTGA
- a CDS encoding DEAD/DEAH box helicase, whose amino-acid sequence MPPSARALPAAEAGTRVPVAEELLREFLDAVADGMPRSPAAAKAHRTDLFSATTPQRADRLRGWADEVSAGLDSGVRISLRIEMAESLNFAAIVQLHSLKDPTLVRDADDVWSDDVPGFGPRARIDATLAIRRAARVWQPLTRLLDSPVPDQMELADEDVADLLAGSGQRLTAAGVDLHWPRGLGRKLTARAAITSADGPPSDLPSFFGGQTTLDFSWQVALGDDPLSEAELDQLAEATRPVVRLRDQWMLIDPELARKARERILKPVTAIDALGAALTGTTEVDGRQVTVTATRWLEDLRARIADPERADDPIEAPAGLQATLRDYQLRGLRWLSRMTSLGLGGCLADDMGLGKTITLISLHLHRQQSGDTAGPTLVVCPASLLGNWEREVQRFAPGTPVRRFHGTARSLDDAQDGFVLTTYGTLRRDAARLADHRWGLVVADEAQHVKNPSSSTAKALRTVPALSRVALTGTPVENNLSELWAILDWTTPGLLGRLGTFRSQWATPIEADKDEEIAARLATLVRPFLLRRRKSDPGIAPELPPKTETDQPVSLTREQVVLYEATVRELMADIESSDRMARRGKIVKLLTGLKQICNHPAQYLKEPDEARLSGRSGKLELLDELLETIVAEDGAVLVFTQYVAMARLLERHLADRGIPSQLLHGGTPVARREEMVDRFQAGAVPVFLLSLKAAGTGLNLTRADHVVHYDRWWNPAVEDQATDRAYRIGQTRPVQVHRLIAEGTIEDRIASMLATKRELAEAVLTGGEAALTELSDAELADLVELRADRSALGGSARARGGKR is encoded by the coding sequence ATGCCGCCATCGGCCCGCGCGCTTCCCGCCGCCGAGGCGGGTACGCGGGTGCCGGTGGCGGAAGAGCTGCTGCGCGAGTTCCTCGACGCGGTCGCCGACGGGATGCCCCGGTCGCCTGCCGCCGCGAAGGCGCACCGGACCGACCTGTTCAGCGCGACCACGCCGCAGCGCGCCGACCGGTTGCGCGGGTGGGCCGACGAGGTGTCGGCCGGGCTCGACAGCGGCGTACGGATCTCGTTGCGGATCGAGATGGCGGAGTCACTGAACTTCGCCGCGATCGTCCAGCTGCACAGTTTGAAGGACCCGACTCTCGTCCGCGACGCGGATGACGTCTGGTCCGACGACGTACCCGGCTTCGGTCCGCGGGCACGGATCGACGCGACCCTGGCGATCCGGCGCGCGGCGCGCGTGTGGCAACCACTGACCCGGCTGCTCGACTCCCCCGTGCCGGACCAGATGGAGCTGGCGGACGAGGATGTGGCCGATCTGCTGGCCGGTTCGGGGCAACGGCTCACGGCGGCCGGCGTCGATCTGCACTGGCCGCGCGGTCTCGGCCGGAAGTTGACCGCGCGGGCCGCGATCACCTCGGCCGACGGACCGCCGAGCGATCTGCCGAGCTTCTTCGGCGGTCAGACCACGCTCGACTTCAGCTGGCAGGTGGCGCTCGGCGACGACCCACTCTCCGAGGCGGAGCTCGATCAGCTGGCCGAGGCGACGCGGCCGGTCGTACGGCTGCGGGATCAGTGGATGCTGATCGACCCCGAGCTCGCCCGCAAGGCCCGCGAACGCATCCTCAAACCGGTCACCGCGATCGACGCGCTCGGGGCCGCGCTGACCGGTACTACCGAGGTCGACGGCCGGCAGGTCACGGTCACCGCGACCCGCTGGCTCGAGGATCTGCGCGCCCGGATCGCCGACCCGGAGCGGGCCGACGATCCGATCGAGGCGCCGGCCGGGTTGCAGGCGACGCTGCGCGACTACCAGCTCCGCGGCCTGCGGTGGCTTTCAAGGATGACCTCGCTCGGCCTCGGCGGCTGCCTCGCCGACGACATGGGTCTGGGCAAGACGATCACGCTGATCTCCTTGCATCTGCATCGTCAGCAGTCCGGTGACACGGCCGGACCGACGCTGGTCGTGTGTCCGGCATCGCTGCTCGGCAACTGGGAGCGCGAGGTTCAGCGGTTCGCTCCTGGCACGCCGGTACGGAGGTTCCACGGCACCGCGCGTTCGCTGGATGATGCCCAGGACGGCTTCGTCCTGACGACGTACGGGACGCTCCGCCGCGATGCCGCCCGCCTGGCAGATCATCGCTGGGGCTTGGTCGTCGCGGACGAAGCGCAGCACGTCAAGAACCCGTCATCCAGTACGGCGAAGGCACTTCGCACCGTGCCGGCGTTGTCGCGGGTCGCGTTGACGGGTACGCCGGTGGAAAACAATCTCTCCGAGCTCTGGGCGATCCTCGACTGGACCACGCCGGGCCTGCTCGGACGGCTCGGCACGTTCCGGAGTCAGTGGGCGACACCGATCGAGGCGGACAAGGACGAGGAGATCGCGGCCCGGCTGGCGACGCTCGTACGCCCGTTCCTGCTGCGGCGGCGCAAGTCCGACCCGGGGATCGCGCCGGAGCTGCCGCCGAAGACCGAGACCGATCAGCCGGTGTCGCTCACCCGCGAGCAGGTGGTGTTGTACGAGGCAACCGTCCGCGAGCTGATGGCCGACATCGAGTCCAGCGACCGGATGGCGCGCCGCGGGAAGATCGTGAAGCTGCTGACCGGGCTCAAGCAGATCTGCAACCACCCGGCGCAGTACCTGAAGGAGCCGGACGAGGCCCGGTTGAGCGGCCGCTCCGGGAAACTCGAGCTGCTCGACGAGTTGCTGGAAACGATCGTCGCCGAGGACGGCGCGGTGCTCGTGTTCACCCAGTACGTGGCGATGGCGCGGCTGCTGGAGCGGCATCTCGCCGACCGCGGCATTCCCAGCCAGCTGCTGCACGGGGGTACGCCGGTGGCGCGGCGCGAAGAGATGGTGGACCGGTTCCAGGCCGGTGCGGTGCCGGTGTTCCTGCTGTCGTTGAAGGCGGCCGGGACCGGGCTGAACCTGACTCGTGCCGATCATGTCGTGCACTACGACCGGTGGTGGAACCCGGCGGTCGAAGATCAGGCGACCGATCGGGCGTACCGGATCGGGCAGACGCGGCCGGTGCAGGTGCACCGGTTGATTGCCGAAGGCACCATCGAGGACCGGATCGCGTCGATGCTCGCGACCAAGCGGGAGCTGGCGGAGGCGGTCCTGACCGGAGGCGAGGCGGCCTTGACCGAGTTGTCGGACGCCGAGCTGGCCGATTTGGTCGAGTTGCGGGCCGACCGTTCGGCCCTGGGTGGAAGTGCGCGGGCGCGGGGAGGTAAGCGATGA